ATTATTAAATGCTTGCATCAATCTGAAGAATGAAATTGATGGCAATTAATGTGCGATAAAATCATTCTCAAGGCAGAGCTAGATAATAAGATTTAGTCAGGTTAATTGTTTCCAGAGTTATGTGAAGTTAGATAATTGTTAAGTAGGTTAGAGTCAATACTTTTATGGAGGAGAAGGCAGCAGGTAGCAGGCAGAAAGCACAAGGGAAGAGGGTTTGATTCAAATTTACTTTTATGTAAATAGTTATGTTTATTTATCGCTTTCTACTTAATTACTATTATTTATATATTAATAATTAATAGCCTAATTATGGCATGAATTTATTAATCGAGGATTGGGCGATCGCTATACTAAAAGTCCGCCTGAAGCATTATTAATTACGAATTATTCTAGCTTAAGTCTTCACCACATTTAGCGGTTGGGCTGGTATCCAGACGGTAAAAATTGAGCCAATGCCTACAGTAGACTCGACTTCAATGCGACCGCGATGAAGTTCTACCAGTTGTTTAGTTAAAGCCAAACCCAGCCCTGTACCTTCATAGCGACGACGATAGGGTGTGTCGAGTTGTTGAAATTTCTCAAACAGTAATGGTAATTTTTCTTCAGGAATACCAATACCAGTATCTTCTACTTGAAAGATAGCAGTATCATCTTCTACCCAAAGCCGCAAGGTGACATTGCCACCTTTAGGTGTAAATTTAATCGCATTAGTTAATAAATTGGAAATGATTTGATCTATTCTGGAGACATCAGCAGTAAAGCGATCGCGTCTGGGATCGATTTGTAAATCGAGTGTCAGATGCAGCTGTTCGATTGCGGCTTTTTCTTCTAACGCTTTTACAGCATTTTCTGCCACATCTCTTAAGGAAAATTCCGTAATATTTAAAACTGTTTTACCTGCCTCAATTTGAGATAAATCGAGGATGTCATTAATCATTTCTAATAAATGTTCGCCGCTGTCGTGGATGGTTTGCAGATAATCTCGTTGGCGTTGACTCAACTCACCCAAAGGCCAGCGTAACAGTGTAGAAGACATCCCAATTACATAAGTTAAAGGCGTGAGCAATTCATGGCTGATGGTGGCGAGAAATTCATTTCTCAGGCGACTAGCAGCTTCGGCGGCCAGTAAAGCATCGCGTAGCGCCACTGTGCGCTCAACAACACGCTGTTCTAAAGTATGCTTTTCTTGAGTTAGCGATCGCATTAACTCTGCTTGATGAATGGCGATCGCTAATTGTTCGGCAATCGAAGTCAGCAAATTTCTTTCACTTTCCGTCCATTCTCGTGGACTGTGGCACTGATGAGCAATTAGCAAACCCCAAAGTTTCTCTTCAAACATAATTGGAGCAGCTAACTTGGCTCTTACCTTCACTTCCCTTAAAAAATTTAACAAACACTCTTCTAGAGAATAAGTTTTTTCTACATCATCCACAGCTAGGGTAAAGCCTTGACGATACTTTTCCCAACATTGAGAGGAGCGCAAAAAACACATTTCTTCACGGTAATGCAACACCGATGGAATCTCATCTGTAGCCCGAACCTCATAAACAATACAACCCCCATGCCGTTGATAATCTTGTAGTGGGGGTTGGGGGTTGAGTGGCGTTGGCGGTGAGTATTGCCTGTTCAGTGATTGGGGAGGATCTCCTCGTTGCGCACCCAGCTGATTACTAAGGTTCGCGCCATTGAAGGCAGACGTGTCAAAAGGATATTGTAAACTTCGAGAGTCCTCAAATTTATAAATTACGATTCTGTCTAATTCTAAAAACTCACGCACACGTGTAACCGCAGTCGCCATAATTACTGATAAATCTAGGCTTCTGCGGATTTGGGTTGTTACCTGATTTAACAGCCGTTCTTGGTTAATCTGTTTTTTCAGGGCATCTTCTACAGGTTGACAGCTATAAGCAATAGCGCAGTCTGGCACTGATGCTAATTCAACCTCATGATTAATTTGCGGTAGGAGATATTGTAATAACAAGAGGCTAAATTGACTTTGGAGTCTAGCATCATTAGTACCAATAACTTGACCAAAACGTTCAAGATTTTGATAAGTGTAAGAATCAGACCCAAACAAATTTCGTAATTTCCAGAGAAAGGAAGCGATCGCCTCTGAATTAAATGTCAAGCTAGTAGTGAGTTCCGTTGAGTCCTGATGACTGTAGAGTCCTTTGCGATGCCAAGTAGGAGGAAGTTGCTGCTGCTGATTCGCAGCATTCAGCACGCTATCAGTTGGGCTTACGCCCGTTGTCGAAACTGATGTTGCTTCTGTACCAAATAGCTGTTGCTCCTGAACGCAATGTCCCAGCAAAAGCGCACTAAACTGCTCAGAAACTAGTAATGTAAATCGTTGCTCCTGCCACTCAACAGGTACGCGAATCCTTGATAAAACAGCCTCTGTCACTAACAAAGCCCCATCTCCCACTGCTTGAGCCATCTGCTGTAACAATTCCCCAAGCTGATTAAATGTATCTAAGGGTAAGGTTTGGGAGAAGCTCAAATCAGGAGAACTAAGCATGTTCAAGAGTCTAGTTAGGGGCTGGCTGCTGGTCTAAAAGGTTTTTTCTTGTATTGTAATCAACAGTTTAATGCGGTAATCCAAAATTATGCATCGTGTAAGTGCCACATCCGGGGGTTGGAATCAGTCAGAAGACCTGATTTTTCTAGAACAAACTCCAGCTCCCTTTGTATTTATTACAGCTGCTGATACTGATATTCAAACTCTGGCAGCTGCGGTTCCCAAACTACCAGCGACATTCCCCGATTTAAGAGTCGCAAACTTATTGCAATTACAGCAACAAATTAGTATAGACACTTACGGAGAACAAGTTTTAGAACTTGCCCAGGTGATAATTTTACGCCTACTAGGAGGACGTTCTTACTGGGCTTATGGCTTAGAAGTAGTGCAAGAAATTGTTCAACGTAATAGTATCAACTTCATTGTAATGCCAGGAGATGATGCTTTTGATCCCCTGTTAATTTCTCAGTCTAACGTGCCTTTAGATATTGTTAACCA
The genomic region above belongs to Calothrix sp. NIES-2098 and contains:
- a CDS encoding GAF sensor signal transduction histidine kinase codes for the protein MLSSPDLSFSQTLPLDTFNQLGELLQQMAQAVGDGALLVTEAVLSRIRVPVEWQEQRFTLLVSEQFSALLLGHCVQEQQLFGTEATSVSTTGVSPTDSVLNAANQQQQLPPTWHRKGLYSHQDSTELTTSLTFNSEAIASFLWKLRNLFGSDSYTYQNLERFGQVIGTNDARLQSQFSLLLLQYLLPQINHEVELASVPDCAIAYSCQPVEDALKKQINQERLLNQVTTQIRRSLDLSVIMATAVTRVREFLELDRIVIYKFEDSRSLQYPFDTSAFNGANLSNQLGAQRGDPPQSLNRQYSPPTPLNPQPPLQDYQRHGGCIVYEVRATDEIPSVLHYREEMCFLRSSQCWEKYRQGFTLAVDDVEKTYSLEECLLNFLREVKVRAKLAAPIMFEEKLWGLLIAHQCHSPREWTESERNLLTSIAEQLAIAIHQAELMRSLTQEKHTLEQRVVERTVALRDALLAAEAASRLRNEFLATISHELLTPLTYVIGMSSTLLRWPLGELSQRQRDYLQTIHDSGEHLLEMINDILDLSQIEAGKTVLNITEFSLRDVAENAVKALEEKAAIEQLHLTLDLQIDPRRDRFTADVSRIDQIISNLLTNAIKFTPKGGNVTLRLWVEDDTAIFQVEDTGIGIPEEKLPLLFEKFQQLDTPYRRRYEGTGLGLALTKQLVELHRGRIEVESTVGIGSIFTVWIPAQPLNVVKT